A part of Salvelinus sp. IW2-2015 linkage group LG16, ASM291031v2, whole genome shotgun sequence genomic DNA contains:
- the zgc:109982 gene encoding retinol dehydrogenase 8, translating to MNQKIVLITGCSSGIGLALAVRIAKDEKKRFIVYATMRNLGKAEALVEAAGRTLGRTLVIKQLDVCNEDSIKACVASLPDGKLDILISNAGMGLVGPIECQSMEEMKAVMDTNFFGLVRLLKEILPDMKKRKSGHIVVISSVMGIQGILFNDIYAASKFAVEGFCESMAVQAMRFNLNISLIEPGPVVTEFEHKVYEEGMKTDLSKADKVTADMFTNIYMKNFKQIYESLGQTPEDIAEHTHKIITMDNPPFRHQTNTLYTPMTTLKYADPNGDLPIDTFYKMVFEHDKVFNASLNFLKLLRWRTRKSFTIDKDKSNS from the exons ATGAACCAGAAGATTGTCCTCATCACAGGTTGCTCCTCAGGCATCGGCCTGGCCCTGGCTGTACGCATCGCCAAGGATGAAAAGAAGAGGTTCATTG TGTATGCCACAATGAGGAACCTGGGTAAGGCAGAGGCACTTGTGGAGGCGGCAGGCAGGACTCTGGGCAGGACCCTGGTGATTAAACAACTGGATGTTTGCAATGAAGACTCCATCAAGGCCTGTGTGGCCAGCCTACCGGATGGCAAGCTAGACATACTCA TCAGCAATGCTGGGATGGGTCTGGTAGGCCCCATAGAGTGTCAGTCTATGGAGGAGATGAAGGCTGTCATGGATACCAACTTCTTTGGTCTAGTGAGACTCCTCAAAGAGATCCTGCCAGacatgaagaagaggaagagcgGCCATATTGTTGTGATCAGCAGTGTCATGGGCATACAGG GTATATTGTTCAACGATATCTACGCAGCATCCAAGTTTGCTGTGGAGGGCTTCTGTGAAAGCATGGCCGTACAAGCCATGAGGTTTAATCTGAA TATAAGTTTGATTGAGCCAGGCCCTGTGGTGACGGAGTTTGAGCATAAGGTCTATGAGGAGGGCATGAAGACAGACCTCTCCAAAGCTGACAAAGTGACAGCAGATATGTTTACCAACATCTATATGAAGAACTTCAAGCAGATCTATGAAAGCCTTGGACAGACACCTGAGGACATAGCAGAG CACACACACAAGATCATCACCATGGACAACCCTCCGTTCCGGCACCAGACCAACACCTTGTACACCCCCATGACCACCCTGAAGTATGCTGATCCAAACGGAGACCTTCCCATCGACACCTTCTACAAGATGGTGTTTGAGCACGACAAGGTCTTCAATGCCAGCCTCAACTTCCTCAAGCTGCTACGCTGGAGGACCCGCAAGAGCTTCACTATAGATAAGGACAAGAGCAATTCttag
- the LOC111975669 gene encoding protein Dr1-like, which translates to MASSSGNDDDLTIPRAAINKMIKETLPNVRVANDARELVVNCCTEFIHLISSEANEICNKSEKKTISPEHVINALESLGFASYITEVKDVLQECKTVALKRRKANSRLENLGIPEEELLRQQQELFAKARQQQAELAQQEWLQMQQAAQQAQLAAASASAGQQAGSSQDEDDEDDM; encoded by the exons ATGGCTTCTTCGTCGGGAAACGATGACGACCTCACCATTCCCAGGGCAGCCATCAACAAAATGATCAAAGAAACTCTGCCCAACGTACGGGTTGCCAACGATGCAAGAGAGCTTGTTGTGAACTGCTGCACAGAGTTCATACATCTAATCTCATCAGAGGCGAATGAAATATGTAACAAGTCTGAAAAGAAGACCATATCACCTGAACACGTCATTAATG CACTTGAAAGCTTGGGTTTTGCGTCGTACATCACAGAGGTGAAGGATGTCCTGCAGGAGTGTAAAACAGTAGCACTTAAAAGGAGGAAGGCCAACTCTCGCCTGGAAAACTTGGGCATCCCAGAGGAAGAGCTCCTCAGACAACAGCAGGAACTATTTGCTAAG GCACGGCAGCAGCAGGCCGAGCTGGCCCAGCAGGAGTGGCTCCAGATGCAGCAAGCTGCCCAGCAGGCCCAGTTGGCTGCAGCATCCGCCAGCGCTGGACAGCAGGCTGGCTCCTCccaggatgaggatgatgaggatgacaTGTGA